Proteins encoded within one genomic window of Gadus chalcogrammus isolate NIFS_2021 chromosome 6, NIFS_Gcha_1.0, whole genome shotgun sequence:
- the LOC130383783 gene encoding atos homolog protein B: protein MRHIHVEAAPKESPLELPAQEGDLPPSAAPAQGLDPGVRPGAPRAYGQEELRLQKVYQLSIFSHLGGFSASADPPGEDPQKAAPRAALKRGLEEPQLAPKRPHLQDSTHGEELEEGAVLCGPGPGLTGGPGPGGAAYSCTLMEARDSEGGLSPRSPPLSPSQTPSRRPAQHNHNRPIPDVFAPLSPKSPPMCCEPLGPTGSQGPAPRAEGPGGGRGSGHSPGSPGGESCGNGCSSPGGQPGPQPSDAACYETPCPASPTSPTGPFSPPHHSEPLEPGEATEWEAGLESSPPERSATQAAAPSGLARTPSPNGLRLSASGAHCPAKKRLLSPSDTGESCSEDEGPSTSKRSRLALLAPGLGPASCRSTDAKAAPYWNHLLPSAKNATECTRSGRRLKSGLRLKSRQLRSGRRADSGRTARPSSSVSRALLGNFEESILKGRFSPSGQIEGFTAEIGASGSYCPQHATLPVQVTYYDISEHSAPSPFLGVVSLEPLGKKGYSVPKSGTIQVTLFNPNKTVVKMFLVTYNFEDMPVNHMTFLRHRNFLVPVEEVPEGQGEGPAGGRVPERKRILCYLIHLRFQSSKSGKIYLHNDMRLLFSRKSIEMDTGIPYELKSFTEVPRNPKYSPRV, encoded by the exons ATGCGGCACATCCACGTGGAGGCCGCCCCAAAGGAGTCCCCGCTGGAGCTGCCCGCCCAGGAGGGGGACCTGCCCCCGTCCGCCGCCCCGGCCCAGGGCCTGGACCCGGGCGTGAGGCCGGGGGCCCCCCGGGCCTACGGACAGGAGGAGCTGCGGCTCCAGAAGGTCTACCAGCTTTCCATCTTCTCCCACCTGGGGGGTTTCTCCGCCTCGGCAGACCCCCCCGGCGAGGATCCCCAGAAGGCGGCCCCGCGCGCGGCCCTGAAGAGGGGCCTGGAGGAGCCCCAGCTGGCCCCCAAGCGGCCCCACCTCCAGGACTCCACCCacggggaggagctggaggagggcgcCGTGCTGTGCGGCCCGGGCCCGGGGCTGACGGGGggcccgggccccgggggggcggCCTATTCCTGCACACTGATGGAGGCCAGagactctgagggggggctgtcGCCCCGGTCCCCGCCTCTGTCCCCCAGCCAGACGCCCTCCCGCCGGCCCGCCCAGCACAACCATAACCGGCCCATCCCCGACGTGTTCGCCCCGCTCTCCCCCAAGTCTCCCCCCATGTGCTGTGAGCCCCTGGGGCCGACGGGTTCCCAGGGCCCCGCTCCGAGGGCCGAGGGCcccggcggggggcgggggtccgGCCACTCCCCGGGCAGCCCCGGAGGAGAGAGCTGCGGAAACGGCTGCTCCTCCCCGGGGGGCCAGCCGGGCCCCCAGCCCTCCGACGCGGCCTGCTACGAGACCCCCTGCCCGGccagccccaccagccccaccggccccttctcccccccgcaCCACTCGGAGCCCCTGGAGCCCGGCGAGGCCACGGAGTGGGAGGCGGGGCTGGAGTCCTCGCCGCCGGAGCGCAGCGCCACCCAGGCCGCCGCCCCCTCGGGCCTGGCCCGGACCCCCAGCCCCAACGGGCTCCGCCTCAGCGCCTCAGGGGCCCACTGCCCGGCCAAGAAGCGGCTGCTGTCGCCCAGCGACACGGGGGAGTCGTGCTCGGAAGACGAGGGCCCCTCCACCTCCAAGAGGAGCCGCCTGGCCCTGCTGGCCCCCGGCCTCGGCCCCGCCTCCTGCCGCAGCACCGACGCCAAGGCCGCCCCCTACTGGAACCACCTGCTGCCCTCcgccaag AATGCAACAGAATGCACAAGATCAGGGCGACGACTGAAGAGTGGGCTGCGACTGAAGAG CCGGCAGCTCCGCAGCGGACGGCGTGCGGACAGCGGGCGCACGGCgaggccctcctcctccgtcagtcGAGCCCTGCTGGGGAACTTTGAG GAGTCCATACTGAAGGGGCGCTTCTCCCCGTCGGGGCAGATTGAGGGCTTCACGGCGGAGATCGGCGCCAGCGGCTCCTACTGCCCGCAGCACGCCACCCTTCCTGTCCAGGTCACCTACTACGACATCTCGGAACacagcgccccctcccccttcctg GGTGTGGTTTCCCTCGAACCGCTTGGGAAGAAAGGATACAGCGTACCCAAATCAGGGACCATTCAAGTG ACCTTATTTAATCCCAACAAAACTGTGGTGAAGATGTTCCTGGTGACCTACAACTTTGAGGAcatgcctgtcaatcacatgacCTTCCTCCGCCATCGTAACTTCCTGGTGCCTGTGGAGGAGGTGCCTGAGGGCCAAGGGGAGGGGCCAGCAGGGGGTAGAGTCccggagaggaagaggatcctCTGCTACCTGATACACCTCAG ATTCCAGAGTTCAAAGTCTGGAAAGATCTACTTGCACAATGACATGCGGCTGCTATTCTCCCGTAAGTCCATCGAGATGGACACGGGGATTCCTTACGAGCTCAAATCCTTCACCGAGGTGCCAAGAAACCCCAAATATTCCCCCCGTGTGTGA
- the naaladl1 gene encoding aminopeptidase NAALADL1, with translation MLKKVLIGSLGGAAVLTVGILLGHYAIDKGSPAPSWLPDVSRDLDESLLQDFMDAVDNKKIEGFLRDLTKVPHMATSAGDEATVEYMMQHWNDQESGLDQAWRQNYVVYLSFPDPKKPNKVTVVAPNTTVLHTAREREKSYGPDQDDPEVVQPYAAYSPAGTPQGKLVYANQGKPSDYMLLNKTLDLRGTIAICRYGGAGRAEKAINAAPYGVVGVLVYSDPLDINDGLMSDSNETYPHSWYMPPSGVERGSFNTDYGDLLTPYLAAKESTYRIPVENITGIPPIPIQPIGFEDAYVLISQLGGESAPANWQGGFNCTYNYGGPGFKPASQFSNSDVKLEVFNFAKLKNSSNVMGIIRGSVEPDRYVIYGNHRDSWVHGAIDPSSGTSVMLEVTRVLGHLLKQGRWRPRRSIIFGSWGAEEFGLIGSTEYTEQYYTKLSERTVAYINVDIAVFANATLRASGMPSVQNLIFTAAKQVKAPGLESTSVYDNWLRYSNRTSPAYGTVPRVGYLTGAGSDYAAFVHYLGITAMDFSYTYDRTKTKARIYPAYHTAYDTFDYASRYIDPGFTSHQAVARTAGNVLLRLADSLLLPLNVSDYAETLEAYLATALELHQGSAAPPQIAHAIV, from the exons ATGCTGAAGAAGGTTCTGATCGGCTCTCTCGGCGGGGCGGCGGTGCTGACCGTGGGCATCCTGCTGGGTCATTACGCCATAGACAAGGGCAGCCCGGCGCCCAGCTGGTTGCCAGATGTGTCTCGGGACCTGGACGAGAGTTTGCTCCAGGATTTTATGGACGCGGTGGACAACAAGAAGATTGAGGGGTTTCTCAG aGACCTAACCAAGGTTCCCCACATGGCGACCTCGGCCGGGGATGAGGCCACAGTCGAGTACATGATGCAGCACTGGAACGACCAAGAGAGTGGCCTGGACCAGGCCTGGAGACAAAATTACGTGGTCTACCTCTCCTTCCCCGACCCAAAGAAACCCAACAAGGTCACTGTAG TGGCCCCCAACACAACTGTATTGCACACggccagagagcgagagaagagctATGGTCCGGACCAAGACGATCCGGAGGTGGTGCAGCCGTACGCTGCCTACTCTCCAGCCGGAACCCCACAG GGTAAGCTTGTGTATGCCAACCAGGGCAAGCCGAGTGACTACATGCTGTTGAACAAGACGCTGGACCTCAGAGGAACCATCGCTATCTGCCGATATGGCGGAGCAGGGCGGGCTGAAAAA GCCATCAACGCGGCACCTTACGGGGtcgtgggcgttctcgtgtaCTCAGACCCCCTGGACATCAACGACGGCCTCATGTCGGACTCCAACGAGACATACCCCCACTCCTGGTACATGCCCCCCTCCGGCGTGGAGAGAGGCTCCTTCAACACAGACTACGGAGACTTACTAACACCGTACCTCGCCGCTAAAG agAGTACTTACAGAATACCAGTTGAGAATATTACTGGGATTCCACCCATTCCAATTCAACCAATTGGATTTGAGGATGCGTATGTGTTGATCAG TCAATTAGGAGGAGAATCTGCTCCAGCCAACTGGCAGGGAGGGTTCAACTGCACCTACAACTACGGCGGTCCCGGATTCAAACCAGCATCTCAATTCAGCAACAG TGACGTGAAGCTGGAAGTCTTCAACTTCGCCAAGCTGAAGAACTCATCCAACGTGATGGGGATCATCCGCGGCAGTGTGGAGCCAG ACAGGTACGTGATCTATGGGAACCACAGGGACAGCTGGGTCCATGGAGCGATCGACCCCAGCAGCGGGACGTCGGTGATGCTGGAGGTGACCCGGGTCCTGGGCCACCTGCTGAAACAGG GCAGGTGGAGACCCCGAAGGTCCATTATCTTTGGAAGCTGGGGGgctgaggagtttggcctgatCGGTTCCACGGAGTACACCGAG CAATACTACACCAAACTGAGTGAGCGTACTGTGGCTTACATTAATGTCGACATAGCTGTATTTG CCAACGCCACGCTCAGAGCCTCAGGCATGCCCTCGGTCCAGAACCTCATCTTCACAGCCGCCAAGCAG GTTAAGGCACCTGGACTGGAATCCACGTCAGTTTATGACAACTGGCTCCGATACTCCAACAGAACCAGCCCGGCGTATGGAACCGTTCCTAG GGTCGGGTACCTGACTGGAGCAGGCAGTGATTATGCTGCATTTGTCCATTACCTTGGCATCACCGCCATGGATTTCTCCTACACTTACGACCGG ACCAAAACCAAGGCCCGGATATACCCCGCCTACCACACCGCATACGACACCTTCGACTACGCCTCTCGCTACATAGATCCTG gattCACCAGTCACCAAGCGGTTGCCAGGACGGCAGGGAACGTCCTTCTGCGATTGGCCGACAGCCTGCTGTTGCCGCTCAACGTCAGTGACTACGCGGAGACCCTGGAGGCGTACCTGGCCACGGCCCTGGAGCTGCACCAGGGCTCTGCGGCCCCGCCCCAAATCGCGCACG caatcgtt